AGGCCGCGGCAGGCGACGACCGAGACGAGGAGCAGGAGGGCGAAGAGGACCGGTCCCGGCTTGCGGGCGATTTTCTTCAGGCGTGCGAACTGTTCGATCTCGAGGAAGTCCGCGTCGTCCCCGCCGGGTCCTGATTCGACGACGCCGTGGCGTGAGCCGCCGGAGTCGGCGTCGGAGCCGCCGCCGATGTGGCCTGCGACCTGTTCGACGGTGGCGCGGATGGTCGCGCCGGGCGGCGGGAAGAGGGGGCGCAGTTCGCCCGCTTCGACGGCGCCGCCTTCTCTGGCTCGTCTGCGGCGTCCGGCGATGATCCGTTCGGGCCGCAGCAGAGTGCCGAAGAGTCCCATGACTTCGTCGACGGCCTGGCCGGGGACCTTGCCGACGAGGTAGGCGAGAGTGCGCAGCAGGGTGCCGATGACGATGCGCAGGAGTACGTACGGGAGTGCGGCACCGCGCGCGTTGGCGAGGAGGGTGTAGACGGCGCCGGCCTTGTCGACGCGGTGGGGGCTGGTGACGGAGCGGCCGGCGCAGTCGACGGTGCGGCGTTCGCGGGCCGAGGCCTCGGCGTGCCGCATGACGGCGTCGGGGGCGATGAGGACGCGGTGTCCGGCGGCGTGGGCGCGCCAGCACAGGTCGACGTCGTCGCGCATGAGGGGCAGGCGCCGGTCGAAGCCGCCGAGCTGGTCGAAGACGTCGCGGCGGATGAGCATTCCGGCGGAGGAGACGGACAGGACGGAGCGGGTCTGGTCGTGCTGTCCCTGGTCCTGTTCGCGCCGGTCGAGTCCGGTCCAGCGGCGTCCGCTGTTGGCGATGGAGACGCCGGCTTCGAGGAGTTGTTTGCGGTCGTACCAGCCGCGGAGTTTGGGGCCGACGATGGCCGCGTATTCGTCGGAGTCGGCGACGCGCAGGAGTTCGGCGAGGGCGCCGGGTTCGGGTGCGCTGTCGTCGTGGAGGAGCCACAGCCATTGGACGGGTTCGCCGTGGGGCAGCTCGGGCATGTCGTAGGCGTCGTCGCGCCAGGTCCTGCTGACCGGGTCCCAGCCGCTGGGCCGCTTCAGGTAGGGCAGCTCGTCGGGGGTGAGTACGCCCGCGGTGCGGGCGGCCTCGTCGACGGCGGTGCCGAAGCCGGTGCGGCGGGCGAGGTGCAGTACGCGTTCGGCGCCGAGGGCTTCGGTGACCAGCCGCGCGGAGTCGTCGGCGCTGCCGGTGTCGGCGGCGATGACGTTCTGTACGGGGCGTTCCTGGCCGAGCAGTCCGGCGAGGGCGTCGGGGAGCCAGCGTGCACCGTCGTGGGAGACGAGCACGGCGGTGACGACATGCCGCGGGAACTCTGGCGGGTGTGCGGGAACAAACGCGGCTGTGGTGGGGGACATTGAGGTACGGGCCCTCCGGCCGGGGGGTCGCCCCGTAGGGGCGTTGGAGCGTCTCGGACGGGGCCCCACACTAACGGTATGAAAAAGCGCTGCGGCGCGAAGCGCCTCGGTGGGGGGTGGCGGTCGGGCGACGGGTGGGACAGAGCGGTCCGCCGACTGCTGAGAGTGCGCAGTCGGCGGACCGTGGTTTACGTACTGACTTGTGGTGTTTGGTCTGGTCTCGGGCAGTACTGTCGCCCCGGGTATCGGTGCGGTGTTCAGACGGCGGCCTTCTTCAGTCGGCGGCGTTCACGTTCGGACAGGCCGCCCCAGATGCCGAATCGCTCGTCGTTGGCGAGGGCGTACTCGAGGCATTCGGAGCGGACTTCGCAGGCGAGGCAGACCTTCTTGGCCTCGCGGGTGGAACCGCCCTTCTCGGGGAAGAAGGACTCGGGATCGGTCTGCGCGCACAACGCGCGCTCCTGCCAGCCGAGTTCCTCGTCCGCGTCCTCGACCAGCAGTTGTTCGAACAGCTCGGTCATGTGCGCCCCTCGTCTGTCTCTTACGTCCCCGTGGTGTCGCCGTTATCCGTTTCGACCGAACGACACGAGTGAAATTACAAGTGTGTGGCTCCGGGCCAGTCAAGCCGAGATCTGCTATCGGGCCCGGTATTCACTCTGCGGAACCAAAGTTATGCGGAAAGTGTTCAAATCATCAAAAACCTGACACATGCCAGCGGCCTGCTCTCCACTCACCTCCTCACACAGAGAAAGACGTCGCAGGGTTCGATCATGTTGCCCGTCGAGCCACTGAAGCGATCCGGATCACAGTCCGGTCACGGAGCCACAACGGCGTTTGCGAGCGCGGTTGCTGCGCCATGTCTCCGCAGCCGCGACCGCACAAACCTTTCTCCGCCTCCAGTAACCGGATGAGGTGAAACATTGCCGCCAAATCGGGCATTGGGTTGACAGTAATGAGCCCACACGTCACCTTTGATTCCATGCCAGTGACCTCAGCGCCCTCCGCGACCCCACTCCGTGGGTTCCGCAGCGCTGTCCAGGCTCGCTGTTGCTGTTCCAGCTGTTGATGCCCTAGCGCTCCAGCACCTTCACCGCATTGCGGCTCAGCCCGCATTCCCCCGAGCTCCGACCGGGGGAACCCCAGCACTGCAACTCACGTTCTCTGCCGAGGAACCACCGCACCCATGAACAGCGACAGCGACCTCCAGATCGCCGGCGACATCCTCGCCGTACAGCACCTTCTCCAGCCCGCCCGCGAGCACCCGGCCACCGTCGCCGAGTTCGTCGGCCTCGCCCGCTCCATCGCCGCCGACCGCGCGCAGTGGGCCCACCTCGTCCAGTACGACACCGCCACCCGCTGGTACCACCGGCTGCGCACCGGCCCCGGCTACGAGGTGTGGCTGCTGTCCTGGGTCCCCGGACAGGGCAGCGGGCTGCACGACCACGGCCTGTCCTGCGGTGTGCTGAGCGTCCTCGACGGCGAGCTCACCGAGCGCAGCGAAGGAACCTCCCGGGCGCTGGCCGCCGGCGCACAGCGGGTGTTCGCGCCCGGCTATGTGCACGAAGTGGTCAATGACGCACTCGAGCCGGCCGTCAGTCTGCACATCTACTACCCGGGTCTGACCGAGATGCCGATGCACAGCGCGCAGTGCTCCCCGGCCCACCGGGACGTCGTACCCGCCTGACAAACTGTCCGTATGCGCATTGTGGTTTTGGCCGGCGGCATCGGCGGCGCCCGTTTCCTCCGCGGCCTCAAGCAGGCCGCGCCCGACGCGGACGTCACGGTGATCGGCAACACCGGTGACGACATCCATCTGTTCGGACTGAAGGTCTGCCCCGACCTCGACACCGTGATGTACACCCTGGGCGGTGGCATCAACGAGGAGCAGGGCTGGGGGCGTACCGACGAGAGCTTCCGCGTCAAGGAGGAGCTCGCGGCGTACGGAGTGGGACCCGAGTGGTTCGGGCTCGGCGACCGTGACTTCGCGACGCACATCGTCCGTACGCAGATGCTGGCCGCGGGCTATCCGCTCAGCGCGGTGACCGAGGCGCTCTGCGCGCGCTGGAACCCGGGTGTGCGGCTGCTGCCGATGTCCGACGACCGCGTCGAGACGCATGTCGCCGTCGAGGTGGAGGGCGAGCGCAAGGTCATCCACTTCCAGGAGTACTGGGTGAGGCTGCGGGCGTCCGTGGCGGCTGAGGCCGTCGTCCCGGTGGGCGCGGACCAGGCAAAGCCGGCGCCGGGGGTCCTTGAGGCGATCGCCGCAGCCGACGTCATCGTCTTCCCGCCGTCCAACCCCGTGGTCAGCGTCGGCACGATCCTGGCGGTGCCGGGGATCCGCGAGGCGATCGCGGAGGCCGGTGTTCCGGTGGTGGGCCTGTCCCCCATCGTCGGGGACGCGCCCGTGCGCGGGATGGCCGACAAGGTGCTGGCGGCAGTGGGCGTGGAGGCGACGGCCGCGGCCGTCGCCCAGCACTACGGCTCGGGGCTGCTGGACGGCTGGCTGGTCGACACGGTGGACGCGGGCGCGGTGGCCGAGGTCGAAGGGGCGGGGATCCGCTGCCGGGCCGTACCGCTGCTGATGACGGATGTGGACGCGGCCGCGGAGATGGCGCGGCAGGCGCTCGCGCTGGCCGAGGAGGTACGGGCGTGAGCTCGCCTTCTCCCTCATCCTCGCCCTCTCCCTCGTCCTCCCCGGCTCCCTCGTACCGGGTCTGGGCGCTGCCGGGTCTGGGTGAGGTCCGGCCGGGCGACGACCTCGCGAAGCTGATCATCGCCACCTCGCCCGGGCTCGTGGACGGCGAT
The Streptomyces lunaelactis genome window above contains:
- a CDS encoding WhiB family transcriptional regulator, with the protein product MTELFEQLLVEDADEELGWQERALCAQTDPESFFPEKGGSTREAKKVCLACEVRSECLEYALANDERFGIWGGLSERERRRLKKAAV
- a CDS encoding cysteine dioxygenase: MNSDSDLQIAGDILAVQHLLQPAREHPATVAEFVGLARSIAADRAQWAHLVQYDTATRWYHRLRTGPGYEVWLLSWVPGQGSGLHDHGLSCGVLSVLDGELTERSEGTSRALAAGAQRVFAPGYVHEVVNDALEPAVSLHIYYPGLTEMPMHSAQCSPAHRDVVPA
- the cofD gene encoding 2-phospho-L-lactate transferase, with the translated sequence MRIVVLAGGIGGARFLRGLKQAAPDADVTVIGNTGDDIHLFGLKVCPDLDTVMYTLGGGINEEQGWGRTDESFRVKEELAAYGVGPEWFGLGDRDFATHIVRTQMLAAGYPLSAVTEALCARWNPGVRLLPMSDDRVETHVAVEVEGERKVIHFQEYWVRLRASVAAEAVVPVGADQAKPAPGVLEAIAAADVIVFPPSNPVVSVGTILAVPGIREAIAEAGVPVVGLSPIVGDAPVRGMADKVLAAVGVEATAAAVAQHYGSGLLDGWLVDTVDAGAVAEVEGAGIRCRAVPLLMTDVDAAAEMARQALALAEEVRA